In the genome of Oncorhynchus masou masou isolate Uvic2021 chromosome 26, UVic_Omas_1.1, whole genome shotgun sequence, one region contains:
- the LOC135514567 gene encoding guanylyl cyclase-activating protein 1-like: protein MGNSTGSTVEDLQAVEKHLWYKKFMTECPSGQLTLHEFKQFFGLRGLDAEANAYIEQMFRTFDMNKDGYIDFLEYVAALSLVMRGKMEHKLRWYFKLYDVDGNGCIDRSELLNIIKAIRAINGNENQEVDAEEFTNRVFDKIDVNGDGELSLEEFVAGAHTDEDFMEVMMKTLDLTHIVAMIHNRRHSV from the exons ATGGGTAACTCTACAGGATCCACCGTGGAAGATCTCCAGGCTGTGGAGAAGCACCTCTGGTATAAGAAGTTCATGACTGAGTGTCCTTCGGGTCAGCTCACCCTGCATGAGTTCAAGCAGTTCTTTGGGCTCCGGGGACTGGATGCTGAAGCCAACGCCTACATCGAGCAGATGTTCCGCACGTTCGATATGAACAAG GATGGCTACATAGACTTCTTGGAGTATGTGGCTGCTCTGAGCCTGGTGATGCGAGGTAAAATGGAACATAAGCTCCGCTGGTACTTTAAACTGTATGATGTGGACGGCAACGGGTGCATTGATCGAAGTGAGCTGCTAAACATCATAAAG GCTATCCGTGCAATCAATGGGAACGAAAACCAGGAAGTTGATGCAGAGGAGTTCACCAACCGGGTGTTTGACAAGATAGACGTCAATGGAGATG GGGAGCTGTCTTTGGAGGAGTTTGTGGCAGGGGCTCACACTGACGAAGACTTCATGGAAGTAATGATGAAGACCTTGGATCTCACTCACATAGTCGCCATGATCCACAATCGGAGGCACAGTGTTTAG
- the LOC135515006 gene encoding origin recognition complex subunit 5-like, producing MAAQRQHLGYEDGKLQRVMERLPCRDVQASMLLALMGEPEQCSYPSIFIYGHRATGKSHVIHTLLKELELPYATVSCVECVSVGLLFEQVLLSLFGSDSASLLSRSPSLSDFVRVYKQLCVQASAKQTRYIVLDRAELLRDMEANLLPAFLRLQELVEDNVTVIMLSEIVWDKFRPNTGCFEPLLLHFPDYSKGELQQILSEDSHPSYSPELYSAFINILLGVFYSVCRDLRELRHLAALNFSKFIEPLEQGKVKESDTHKLWRNIEPHLKKAMQTVYLREVSSVQWEQQLQMGEKEAGAVRGLSAHAHVELPYYSKFLLIAAYLASYNPARTDKRFFIKHHGKIKKTNFLKKHEKTSNHLLGPKPFPLDRLLAIFYSVVDSRVAPTASVFCQISSLVTLQLLNQVGHDDQLDAPKYKCAVSLDFILTISRTVSFDMVKYLYDFL from the exons ATGGCAGCACAACGTCAGCACCTAGGGTATGAGGATGGAAAGTTGCAGCGCGTGATGGAGAGGTTGCCTTGCAGAGATGTCCAGGCGAGCATGCTGCTGGCGTTGATGGGAGAG CCAGAGCAATGCAGCTACCCTTCCATTTTCATTTATGGTCATCGTGCCACAGGAAAAAGCCATGTGATACACACATTGCTGAAGGAACTGGAGCTTCCCTATGCCACAGTGAGCTGTGTGGAATGTGTCTCTGTAGGACTGCTGTTTGAGCAGGTTCTCCTCTCCCTTTTTGGCTCCGACTCTGCCTCCCTACTGTCCCGCAGTCCCTCCCTGTCAGACTTCGTACGAGTCTACAAACAACTGTGTGTCCAGGCCTCAGCCAAGCAGACACGATACATT GTGCTGGACCGGGCTGAGCTCCTTAGAGATATGGAAGCCAATCTCCTCCCTGCCTTCTTGCGCCTTCAGGAACTG GTTGAGGACAATGTGACCGTGATCATGCTCAGTGAGATAGTATGGGATAAGTTCCGACCCAACACTGGCTGTTTTGAACCACTGCTGCTCCACTTCCCTGACTACAGTAAAG GGGAGCTGCAGCAGATCCTGTCTGAGGACAGCCACCCATCCTACTCCCCAGAGCTCTACTCAGCCTTCATCAACATCCTACTGGGAGTCTTCTACTCCGTCTGCAGGGACCTCCGAGAGCTCAGACACCTG GCTGCCCTCAATTTCTCTAAATTCATTGAACCTTTGGAGCAAGGCAAAG TGAAAGAGAGTGACACTCACAAACTGTGGAGGAACATCGAGCCTCATCTGAAGAAGGCCATGCAGACGGTGTACCTGCGAgaggtgtccag tGTGCAGTGGGAGCAACAGCTGcagatgggggagaaggaggcagGAGCTGTGAGAG GTCTGTCTGCTCATGCCCATGTGGAGTTGCCTTACTACTCCAAGTTCCTGCTGATAGCTGCATACCTGGCCTCCTACAACCCTGCTCGCACTGACAAACGCTTCTTCATCAAG CACCATGGCAAAATAAAAAAGACCAACTTTTTGAAGAAACATGAAAAG ACCAGTAATCACCTGCTGGGGCCCAAGCCATTCCCTCTGGACCGTCTTCTGGCCATCTTCTACAGTGTGGTGGACAGCAGAGTGGCCCCCACCGCCAGTGTTTTCTGTCAG ATCTCCTCCCTGGTGACCCTTCAGCTGTTGAATCAGGTGGGCCACGATGACCAGCTGGATGCGCCCAAGTACAAATGTGCCGTCTCTCTGGACTTCATCCTCACCATCTCCAG GACTGTGAGCTTTGACATGGTAAAGTACCTGTATGACTTCCTCTAG